A genomic window from Brevibacillus agri includes:
- a CDS encoding ABC transporter permease: protein MEHLSIAISSMRKRKLSVFLMMAQLVLSFWVMNHAFISMDVVHYQEKKLFAVTQMDKDTTLRLSFADVEDTEWFAERFGQLENFIKQTPGVQRYGSFDTTSITPENLPNQRAFLEQNKKQYAGTRLENAIENNKIVFLDKGIYSYAKFKIINGRPLGEADFTKKDGDVIPVLIGYNYRDVINLGDRFETIIHEKKIVYEVVGVLEQRSEWLSGNDYIADPVDNLDNFFLAPFFPIVRESEPMDVAVRMHNTFIQLDSAEKFNQVAAAISEKGRELGINPTLTTVGDELHAYRENRKQVSNFSLFMGMFFLVISIIGIVSVTLSSIHARKHELGVRMVAGATKRDISVIILMELVWIVTVSAVSGVVLNYVMEAFEDSSVANIKLEMFAFPLYGKVMLVSILVVLASVFIPLLRIKKLQLRELVGGRD from the coding sequence ATGGAGCACCTTTCCATCGCGATTTCATCCATGCGGAAAAGAAAGCTGTCTGTTTTTCTGATGATGGCGCAGCTTGTGCTTTCCTTTTGGGTGATGAATCATGCGTTTATTTCCATGGATGTCGTGCATTATCAAGAGAAAAAGCTATTTGCGGTAACGCAGATGGATAAAGATACAACGTTGCGGTTGTCTTTTGCGGATGTGGAAGACACAGAATGGTTTGCCGAACGATTTGGTCAATTGGAGAATTTTATCAAACAAACGCCCGGAGTGCAGAGGTACGGCTCCTTTGATACGACCTCCATCACACCGGAAAATTTGCCGAATCAACGCGCTTTTCTTGAACAAAACAAAAAACAGTATGCCGGAACAAGGTTGGAGAATGCGATTGAAAATAACAAGATCGTTTTTTTAGATAAAGGCATCTATTCATATGCAAAATTCAAGATCATCAACGGAAGGCCACTGGGTGAAGCGGATTTCACCAAAAAGGACGGTGACGTTATCCCGGTTTTGATCGGATATAACTACCGGGATGTCATCAATCTTGGTGATCGGTTTGAGACCATCATCCATGAAAAGAAAATAGTGTACGAAGTTGTTGGAGTTCTTGAGCAGAGGAGTGAATGGTTATCTGGAAATGATTACATTGCTGATCCGGTTGATAACCTGGACAACTTTTTTCTTGCTCCTTTTTTTCCGATTGTCAGGGAAAGCGAGCCGATGGACGTAGCGGTGAGGATGCATAACACCTTCATCCAACTGGATTCCGCAGAAAAGTTCAATCAAGTCGCAGCGGCCATTTCAGAAAAGGGGAGAGAATTAGGCATAAATCCAACGCTGACAACAGTTGGCGACGAGTTGCATGCTTACAGGGAAAACAGGAAGCAAGTCAGCAATTTCTCCCTGTTCATGGGGATGTTCTTTTTAGTGATCTCGATTATTGGAATCGTTTCGGTGACGCTGTCGTCGATTCATGCCCGAAAGCATGAACTGGGAGTCAGGATGGTGGCAGGTGCAACCAAAAGGGATATTTCCGTAATCATTCTCATGGAACTTGTATGGATCGTAACGGTTTCAGCAGTTTCCGGGGTTGTGCTGAATTACGTGATGGAAGCTTTCGAAGATTCATCGGTAGCGAATATAAAGCTGGAGATGTTTGCCTTCCCTTTATACGGTAAAGTCATGCTTGTATCCATCCTGGTTGTTCTTGCTTCCGTGTTCATCCCGTTGCTTCGGATCAAAAAACTCCAACTTCGCGAGTTAGTAGGGGGGAGAGACTGA
- a CDS encoding LacI family DNA-binding transcriptional regulator — MANIREIARLAGVSVSTVSRVLNNHPYVSEQKRAEIMRIIKERNYVQNSNAVHLSTGKTMVVGVTLPLVNNQYYSSIIEGIAAEAARHQYNLMVCQTNNSSEQEQSILRLLKNKKMDGLIMCSRANGCETIDEYAQYGPIITCEANETAFVSSVHIDHYQTFRIGMEYLLGKGHRKIGYCIGRKNSFNSQHRKRAYHDMLRSADVTPAPDWAFENCLTVQDGKDIAHRIWQMKERPSALIVSCNHIAAGIVKEAGRLGLRVPEDLAIVGCDDQPVGELLEITTVSSPSSLMGKYAFEMLYDRILHQHKEKEEKELPPLLVERGTT; from the coding sequence TTGGCTAACATTCGAGAAATTGCGAGACTGGCGGGGGTATCCGTCTCCACCGTGTCGCGTGTATTAAATAACCATCCGTATGTCAGCGAACAAAAACGAGCAGAAATCATGCGGATCATCAAGGAGCGAAACTACGTGCAGAACAGCAACGCCGTCCACCTGTCGACCGGAAAAACAATGGTGGTCGGCGTGACGCTTCCGCTCGTCAACAATCAATATTACAGCTCGATCATCGAAGGGATCGCCGCCGAAGCAGCCCGGCACCAGTACAACCTGATGGTGTGCCAGACCAATAACAGTTCCGAGCAGGAGCAGAGCATTTTGCGCCTGCTGAAAAACAAGAAAATGGACGGCCTCATCATGTGCTCCCGGGCCAATGGCTGCGAAACGATTGACGAGTACGCCCAATACGGCCCGATCATCACCTGCGAGGCAAACGAGACAGCTTTCGTATCGAGCGTTCATATCGACCATTATCAGACCTTTCGGATCGGGATGGAGTATTTGCTCGGCAAAGGACACCGGAAAATCGGCTATTGCATAGGCAGAAAAAACAGCTTCAACAGCCAGCACCGCAAACGGGCCTACCATGACATGCTTCGATCGGCAGACGTAACGCCCGCACCTGACTGGGCTTTTGAAAACTGTCTGACCGTGCAGGACGGCAAAGACATCGCTCACCGCATCTGGCAAATGAAGGAGCGGCCTTCTGCATTGATCGTCTCCTGCAATCACATCGCGGCGGGGATCGTCAAGGAAGCGGGCAGACTGGGACTGCGCGTCCCCGAAGACCTGGCGATTGTCGGCTGTGACGATCAGCCGGTCGGCGAGCTGCTGGAGATCACCACAGTATCAAGCCCGAGCAGCTTGATGGGGAAATACGCCTTTGAAATGCTGTACGACAGAATTCTCCACCAGCACAAAGAAAAAGAAGAGAAGGAGCTGCCCCCGCTTCTGGTAGAGAGGGGGACGACGTGA
- a CDS encoding GNAT family N-acetyltransferase — translation MEVRIECAKKEDFAEMITLADLTLPDRMNLHELKKYMELFPELIFKATIHDQLIGFSCAGIDMYQTTGWLLFSNVRKEYQGQGIGKRLIEARLQALRRFATLRTVLVTVSETNQSSLRALAAYGFRLAHAEQDYYGPGKHRHVLELPVWPMACSPTDSPGWKEDVSV, via the coding sequence ATGGAAGTACGGATTGAATGTGCCAAAAAAGAGGATTTTGCCGAGATGATTACGCTGGCCGACCTGACGTTGCCGGATCGCATGAACCTGCACGAGCTGAAAAAATATATGGAGCTGTTTCCCGAGCTGATTTTCAAGGCGACAATCCATGACCAGCTCATCGGCTTCAGTTGTGCGGGCATCGACATGTACCAGACGACGGGCTGGCTGTTGTTCAGCAATGTCCGCAAAGAATATCAGGGACAAGGCATCGGCAAACGGCTGATTGAAGCCAGATTGCAAGCCCTGCGCCGATTTGCCACACTGCGCACCGTTTTGGTCACAGTGAGCGAGACGAACCAGTCCTCCCTTCGCGCGCTGGCGGCTTACGGTTTTCGTCTGGCTCACGCCGAACAGGACTATTACGGCCCTGGGAAGCATCGGCACGTTCTGGAGCTGCCTGTCTGGCCCATGGCCTGCTCTCCGACAGATAGTCCGGGCTGGAAAGAGGACGTCAGTGTATAA
- a CDS encoding AbgT family transporter, translating into MSAHTVQTNRNEEYAQGIGLVKWVERVGNKLPNPFMLFLYLIAALMIITAVLSIFHVTAVDPIKNEQVQVKNLLSQEGLQWLLPNIIKNFSGFLPLGSILTLMLGVGLAEKVGLLEAVIRKMSLRVSARYASYLVAFIAFFSHVSSDAAFVIMPPLGALIFLAVGRHPVAGLLAAIAGVGSGFSANILIVTTDVLLSGISSEISKSVNPDVTVSVLDNWFFMSASVLLLSAAIGFITDKFVEPRLGVYKSEGKSEKKLEDLSDTQKKGLRAAGIAALVFIAVIAVLVVPENGLLRDPKQGTIVPSPFISGIVPVILLFFFTVAITYGIKVGVIKKQNDIPALLTDPIKGMAGFIIMIFPLSQFVAMFNWSNMGSFLALSITDLLEQVNMSGAPVFIGLMFLSAFLCMFIASGSAIWSLLAPVFVPMFMALGFHPAFAQVAFRVADSSVIPFAIVSPFIPLFLSFLQEYKKDAKLGTYYALIMPYPIAIFVLWTLLLVVWYFVGLPIGPGVYPVMN; encoded by the coding sequence ATGAGTGCACATACTGTACAGACAAACCGGAATGAGGAGTATGCACAAGGAATCGGTCTCGTCAAATGGGTAGAGCGAGTCGGGAACAAGCTGCCGAATCCATTCATGCTGTTCCTTTATTTGATCGCCGCTTTGATGATTATTACCGCGGTCTTGTCGATTTTTCACGTCACGGCAGTCGATCCGATCAAAAACGAGCAGGTGCAGGTCAAAAATCTGCTCAGCCAGGAAGGCTTGCAATGGCTTTTGCCCAACATCATTAAAAACTTCTCCGGCTTCCTGCCGCTCGGTTCCATTTTGACGCTCATGCTCGGCGTGGGACTTGCGGAGAAGGTCGGCCTGTTGGAAGCCGTTATTCGCAAAATGTCCCTGCGGGTCAGTGCCCGCTACGCCAGCTACCTCGTAGCGTTTATCGCGTTTTTCAGCCACGTTTCCTCTGATGCGGCGTTCGTGATTATGCCGCCGCTGGGCGCGTTGATCTTCCTGGCTGTCGGACGCCATCCGGTGGCAGGGCTGCTCGCCGCGATTGCGGGGGTCGGGTCCGGTTTTTCCGCCAACATTTTGATCGTCACAACAGACGTGCTGCTCTCCGGTATCAGCTCAGAGATTTCCAAGTCAGTGAATCCAGACGTGACAGTGAGTGTGCTCGACAACTGGTTCTTCATGTCCGCTTCTGTCCTGCTGCTTTCGGCGGCGATCGGGTTTATTACCGATAAATTCGTGGAGCCGCGCCTGGGCGTTTACAAAAGCGAAGGCAAATCGGAAAAGAAACTGGAAGATTTGTCCGATACCCAAAAGAAAGGCTTGCGTGCCGCAGGTATCGCAGCGCTTGTGTTCATTGCTGTGATTGCCGTATTGGTCGTGCCTGAAAATGGCCTGTTGCGCGATCCGAAGCAGGGGACAATCGTGCCTTCCCCGTTCATTTCCGGTATTGTCCCTGTCATTTTGCTCTTTTTCTTTACCGTAGCGATTACGTACGGAATCAAGGTTGGGGTTATCAAAAAGCAAAATGACATCCCGGCCTTGCTGACAGACCCGATCAAGGGCATGGCAGGATTCATCATCATGATTTTCCCGCTGTCCCAATTCGTGGCGATGTTCAACTGGAGCAACATGGGCAGCTTCCTGGCGCTGTCGATTACGGATTTGCTGGAGCAAGTGAACATGAGCGGCGCGCCTGTGTTTATCGGCCTGATGTTCTTGTCTGCGTTTCTGTGTATGTTTATCGCGAGCGGCTCGGCGATCTGGTCCTTGCTTGCGCCCGTGTTCGTGCCGATGTTCATGGCGCTTGGCTTCCACCCGGCATTCGCGCAGGTGGCATTCCGGGTCGCTGACTCGTCGGTCATTCCGTTTGCGATCGTTTCGCCGTTTATCCCGCTCTTCTTGAGCTTTTTGCAGGAGTACAAAAAGGATGCGAAGCTGGGGACGTACTACGCCCTGATTATGCCGTATCCGATCGCCATCTTTGTTTTGTGGACATTGCTCTTGGTCGTCTGGTATTTCGTCGGTCTGCCAATCGGTCCTGGAGTTTATCCGGTGATGAACTGA
- a CDS encoding YczE/YyaS/YitT family protein, producing the protein MFRFKFEYVLFVTGLLILALGINMMTTITSFGLSPYDSLFIALFQNFGVSIGFWMFAINFAFVCIVFFMDRSYITMGAVAVMVLISVFVDLIGSIDALMAGIRSLPPLLTMALGNLCIGSGIGLYVCTQVCTAPQEAFVLVISKRMKWTFRRTEISLACLFLTLSFLLDGPIYYGTIVLSFTTGYIIQAAIHAGNKLLSFVNRGTEAQVQ; encoded by the coding sequence GTGTTTCGCTTCAAATTCGAATACGTCCTGTTTGTCACAGGTCTGCTGATTCTTGCGCTCGGCATCAACATGATGACGACGATTACCTCGTTTGGCCTCAGCCCTTATGACTCTCTGTTTATTGCCTTGTTTCAAAACTTCGGCGTATCCATCGGCTTCTGGATGTTCGCGATCAACTTCGCCTTTGTCTGCATCGTCTTTTTCATGGATCGCAGCTACATTACGATGGGCGCCGTTGCCGTGATGGTGCTGATCTCTGTCTTTGTCGACCTGATCGGCTCGATTGACGCCCTGATGGCCGGCATCCGCTCGCTGCCGCCGCTCTTGACCATGGCGCTTGGCAACTTGTGCATCGGCAGCGGCATCGGACTGTACGTGTGCACGCAGGTGTGCACAGCACCGCAGGAAGCTTTCGTGCTCGTAATCTCCAAGCGGATGAAATGGACGTTTCGCCGGACAGAGATCTCGCTTGCCTGCCTGTTTCTCACCTTGAGCTTTTTGCTCGACGGGCCGATTTACTACGGGACGATCGTGCTGTCGTTCACGACTGGCTACATCATTCAGGCTGCCATTCATGCGGGGAACAAGCTTTTGTCGTTCGTCAATCGCGGGACGGAAGCACAGGTGCAGTAG
- a CDS encoding ABC transporter permease gives MTLSSIKNQFKAHPVTTALIILGLTISIVLISIGISSVRNTHLLIQQQVHYAPQNATKIELELSDKQDVRALFKVFDGISDQTGVILDRAKMFHNGLMAPVTPEYWTKQVVQRFPLETGRYLNVTDIIHGEKVALVGKARGKDVRTKNGKPYILLDNEEYEVIGIIGVKGKTTKAIDYKIVIPATSLSSTLLSKLQSAKTIPFLIHNSYTDTYADEKQIKQNAKRLFPEATCTASPYGETEGIVAPNRGSEIYISIMVYALAIINAINLTAFWIQERKYEIGIRKAFGYSNADIVSMLFWEMCVINLIAVVIGFSIQWMIRSLLSKWLDYPVEITSTTIFAAILFVFATAFVTTAIPSSKALKIQPVEAIRG, from the coding sequence ATGACGTTAAGCTCGATAAAAAATCAGTTTAAAGCCCATCCCGTCACAACCGCTTTGATTATCTTGGGTCTGACCATATCCATCGTACTCATTTCAATAGGCATATCGAGTGTGAGGAATACGCATTTGCTCATCCAGCAACAGGTTCATTACGCACCTCAGAATGCTACGAAAATAGAATTGGAGCTTTCGGACAAACAAGATGTACGAGCTTTGTTCAAGGTTTTTGACGGGATATCGGATCAAACCGGAGTTATTCTGGACCGAGCAAAAATGTTTCACAATGGTCTCATGGCTCCGGTAACGCCTGAATATTGGACAAAACAGGTTGTTCAGAGATTTCCATTAGAAACAGGAAGATATCTGAATGTAACGGATATCATCCATGGAGAAAAAGTAGCCCTGGTTGGCAAAGCGAGAGGGAAAGATGTACGCACCAAGAACGGAAAACCGTACATTTTGCTGGATAACGAAGAATACGAAGTGATCGGAATCATCGGCGTGAAAGGAAAAACGACAAAAGCGATTGATTACAAAATTGTTATTCCGGCCACGTCGCTTTCCTCAACGCTTTTGAGCAAATTGCAAAGCGCGAAAACGATTCCTTTCTTGATCCACAATAGTTATACAGATACATACGCAGACGAAAAACAGATTAAACAAAATGCCAAGCGTCTATTTCCGGAAGCGACATGTACAGCCTCCCCGTACGGAGAAACAGAGGGGATTGTTGCGCCCAACAGGGGAAGCGAAATCTACATATCCATAATGGTTTACGCGCTGGCAATCATCAACGCGATTAACCTTACAGCCTTTTGGATTCAAGAAAGAAAGTACGAAATCGGTATCAGGAAAGCTTTTGGCTACAGCAATGCGGATATCGTCTCCATGCTTTTTTGGGAGATGTGCGTCATCAACCTGATAGCGGTAGTCATAGGTTTTTCTATTCAATGGATGATAAGAAGCTTGCTTTCCAAATGGCTTGATTATCCGGTTGAGATTACCTCCACCACTATCTTTGCCGCGATTTTGTTCGTTTTTGCAACGGCTTTTGTCACTACTGCCATCCCTTCGAGCAAGGCGCTAAAAATACAGCCAGTTGAGGCTATCAGGGGATAA
- a CDS encoding ABC transporter ATP-binding protein gives MAFIELDNVSKVFGQAEYATVALKQVTFRMEKGEFVSIMGPSGSGKSTLLNIMGCMDVPTEGEYRLKGTLIQKLSDRELSQIRNKTISFVFQNFALMHNFSVYENVALPLFKRKMSLKEKKEKVDYYLHKLGIADLSNKNVSKLSGGQKQRVAIARAMTAETELILADEPTGALDQKNGAQLMELLCQMNEEGKSIVVITHDEKIAGYTKRIIRIVDGVITEDRKMER, from the coding sequence ATGGCATTCATTGAGCTTGATAATGTTTCGAAAGTATTCGGGCAAGCAGAGTATGCAACCGTAGCCTTAAAACAAGTAACTTTTCGCATGGAGAAAGGCGAATTTGTCTCGATCATGGGTCCGTCTGGCTCAGGCAAATCGACCCTGTTGAACATTATGGGTTGCATGGATGTACCGACTGAAGGAGAATACAGGCTAAAAGGCACTTTGATTCAAAAATTGAGCGATAGAGAATTAAGCCAGATCAGAAACAAAACGATCAGCTTTGTCTTTCAAAACTTCGCCTTAATGCACAATTTCAGCGTCTATGAAAATGTGGCACTGCCCTTGTTTAAACGAAAAATGAGCCTCAAGGAAAAGAAGGAAAAAGTAGACTATTATTTGCACAAACTCGGGATTGCCGACTTGAGCAATAAAAATGTTTCCAAGCTGTCGGGAGGCCAAAAACAAAGAGTTGCCATTGCACGTGCCATGACTGCTGAAACAGAGCTGATCCTGGCTGATGAACCAACAGGTGCGTTGGATCAGAAAAACGGGGCGCAGTTAATGGAGCTTCTTTGTCAAATGAATGAAGAAGGCAAAAGTATTGTGGTCATTACCCATGATGAAAAAATCGCCGGATATACAAAACGAATCATCCGCATTGTAGATGGCGTCATTACAGAAGACCGAAAGATGGAGAGGTAA
- a CDS encoding M20 family metallopeptidase, producing MHTKQIADMIEQKRDSFIKVSDRIWELAETRFEEYQSAELLAQTLEAEGFQVERGVGGIKTAFIGSFGSGSPVVAILGEFDALSGMSQKKGQAKEEPEVPGANGHGCGHNLLGTASLAAAVAVKQYMEENNLSGTVRYYGCPGEEGGSGKAFMARAGLFDDVDFALCWHPMGYNSIMAVESLANYQVYFKFKGKSAHAAASPHLGRSALDAVELMNIGVNYLREHIITDARVHYAITNSGGLSPNVVQAYAEVLYLVRAPKVDQVQEIYERVCKIAKGAALMTETEVEIVFDKACSNLVQNKTLEEVMYKNFQELGVPVHDEAELELAKAMRATLSAQEKATAERQSPDAPDPDMVTWLNPYTGSTIPLNGSTDVGDVSWIAPTAQCTTACFINGSTLHSWQWVSLGATSMAHKGMLHAGKVMAATAVDMLQNPELIAKAKAELKARLGDKTYVCPIPEGVMPSVKK from the coding sequence ATGCATACCAAACAAATTGCAGACATGATCGAGCAAAAACGGGATTCCTTCATTAAAGTAAGCGACCGCATCTGGGAATTGGCGGAGACGCGCTTCGAAGAGTACCAGTCCGCTGAGCTTTTGGCGCAAACGCTGGAAGCAGAAGGCTTTCAGGTGGAGCGCGGCGTCGGCGGGATCAAAACCGCCTTCATCGGCAGCTTCGGCAGCGGCAGTCCGGTTGTGGCGATCCTGGGCGAGTTCGATGCCCTCTCCGGAATGAGCCAGAAAAAAGGCCAGGCCAAAGAAGAGCCGGAAGTGCCGGGCGCAAACGGACACGGCTGCGGGCACAACCTGCTGGGGACGGCTTCGCTGGCGGCGGCGGTTGCCGTGAAGCAGTACATGGAAGAAAACAACTTGAGCGGAACGGTTCGCTACTACGGCTGCCCAGGGGAAGAAGGCGGCTCCGGCAAAGCGTTCATGGCGCGCGCCGGACTGTTTGACGACGTCGATTTTGCCCTCTGCTGGCACCCGATGGGCTACAACAGCATCATGGCAGTCGAGTCGCTGGCCAACTACCAGGTTTACTTCAAGTTCAAAGGCAAAAGCGCCCATGCCGCAGCCAGTCCGCACCTCGGCCGCAGCGCGCTGGATGCAGTCGAGCTGATGAACATCGGGGTCAACTACTTGCGCGAGCACATCATTACCGATGCCCGCGTGCACTACGCGATCACCAATTCCGGCGGCCTGTCACCAAACGTGGTGCAGGCGTACGCCGAGGTGCTCTACCTCGTGCGCGCGCCGAAGGTCGACCAGGTGCAGGAAATTTACGAGCGCGTCTGCAAAATCGCCAAAGGCGCGGCACTCATGACGGAAACCGAAGTAGAGATCGTCTTCGACAAGGCGTGCTCTAACCTGGTGCAAAACAAGACGCTGGAAGAGGTCATGTACAAAAACTTCCAGGAGCTTGGCGTGCCTGTGCACGACGAAGCAGAGCTGGAACTGGCAAAAGCGATGCGCGCAACGCTGTCTGCGCAGGAAAAAGCGACAGCGGAAAGACAGTCGCCAGACGCGCCGGACCCGGACATGGTGACATGGCTGAACCCGTACACCGGGTCGACGATTCCGCTGAACGGCTCCACGGACGTAGGGGACGTAAGCTGGATCGCGCCGACAGCGCAATGTACGACAGCTTGCTTCATCAACGGTTCTACGCTGCATTCCTGGCAATGGGTGTCGCTCGGAGCGACCTCGATGGCGCACAAAGGAATGCTGCACGCCGGGAAGGTCATGGCTGCTACTGCGGTAGATATGCTGCAAAATCCAGAGTTGATCGCAAAGGCAAAAGCCGAGCTGAAAGCCCGCCTCGGCGACAAAACGTACGTGTGCCCGATTCCGGAAGGCGTTATGCCTTCGGTGAAAAAATAA
- a CDS encoding DUF6884 domain-containing protein, which yields MKRRLCIIACGAKKIWDVHPEAGATEAQYVYQSAFHKASQAYARTFFSEWAILSAKHGFLLPHDTVPENYDVAFGTKNPEIIALDRLMRQARDKQLDGVEEVVMLGGKKFRKIIHAVFGADKSSFPLADCQGIGFMLQKLNQAVANRQEIGKG from the coding sequence GTGAAACGACGTTTGTGCATCATCGCCTGCGGCGCGAAAAAAATATGGGATGTCCACCCGGAGGCGGGAGCGACAGAGGCGCAGTACGTTTATCAAAGCGCGTTTCATAAAGCGAGCCAGGCGTATGCCCGGACGTTTTTTTCCGAGTGGGCGATTTTGTCTGCCAAGCACGGCTTTTTGCTGCCGCATGATACGGTGCCGGAAAACTACGATGTGGCTTTTGGCACGAAAAACCCGGAGATCATCGCGCTCGACCGCCTGATGCGACAAGCGCGGGACAAGCAGCTCGACGGGGTGGAGGAAGTGGTCATGCTGGGCGGAAAGAAGTTCAGGAAGATCATTCACGCCGTGTTTGGCGCAGACAAAAGCAGCTTTCCGCTCGCGGATTGCCAAGGCATCGGCTTTATGCTGCAAAAGCTGAACCAGGCTGTGGCGAACAGACAGGAAATCGGAAAGGGATGA
- a CDS encoding amidohydrolase has translation MLDLVSLRRDFHMHPEVGFTEFRTASKVVEILTSLGYDVIYGQDAMDGDARRGLPSEAVLEAAYERALRDGANPAILEKMRGGYTAVIGVKKGNKPGPTVAFRFDMDALPVLESTDADHFPQANGFRSRYEGNMHACAHDGHTTIGLGVAEALAAGEFAGTLKLIFQPAEEGVRGAYSIVQKGLLDDVDYLFCHHLGVNVPLGEVHGGSYGFLATTKMLAHFYGVSSHAGASPEQGKNALLGAATALLNIHAIPRFSTGSTRVNVGVLEGGTAANIIPAYAKMVVETRSVSEEVNAEVEQRVRNIIAHSAAMHELDYKIEVIGGAIPINYDVEMAELALEEAKHVEGFSSFKMGEHNSMGSEDASFMIKRVQERGGKGTYMSIGTDLPAPHHHPKFDIQEEILPRSVKLLERIARRLLA, from the coding sequence ATGCTGGATCTGGTTTCGTTACGAAGAGATTTTCATATGCATCCCGAGGTGGGCTTTACGGAGTTTCGCACCGCTTCGAAAGTAGTGGAAATTTTGACTTCCCTCGGCTACGACGTGATTTACGGCCAGGACGCCATGGATGGCGATGCCCGCAGAGGGCTGCCGTCCGAGGCGGTGCTGGAAGCGGCTTACGAACGGGCGCTGCGCGACGGCGCCAACCCGGCCATCTTGGAAAAAATGCGCGGCGGCTACACCGCTGTCATCGGGGTGAAAAAAGGGAACAAGCCTGGCCCCACTGTCGCGTTCCGCTTTGACATGGACGCGTTGCCTGTGCTGGAGAGCACCGATGCGGACCACTTTCCGCAGGCGAACGGCTTCCGCTCCCGCTACGAAGGAAACATGCACGCCTGCGCCCATGACGGGCATACGACGATTGGCCTTGGCGTAGCGGAGGCGCTTGCGGCAGGGGAGTTTGCCGGGACGCTCAAGCTGATTTTCCAGCCAGCCGAAGAAGGAGTGCGCGGCGCGTATTCGATCGTGCAAAAAGGGCTTCTCGACGACGTGGACTACCTTTTCTGTCACCACCTGGGCGTCAACGTCCCGCTCGGCGAGGTGCACGGCGGCTCTTACGGCTTTTTGGCCACCACGAAAATGCTCGCTCATTTTTACGGCGTGTCCTCCCATGCCGGTGCTTCGCCGGAGCAAGGGAAAAACGCCCTGCTCGGAGCGGCCACCGCTTTGCTCAACATTCATGCGATTCCCCGTTTTAGCACAGGATCGACTCGCGTGAATGTCGGGGTGCTGGAAGGGGGCACTGCGGCAAACATCATTCCGGCCTACGCCAAGATGGTAGTCGAGACGCGCTCTGTTTCCGAGGAAGTCAACGCCGAGGTCGAGCAACGCGTGCGCAACATCATCGCGCACAGCGCAGCGATGCATGAGCTGGACTACAAAATCGAAGTGATCGGGGGAGCGATCCCGATCAACTACGATGTGGAGATGGCAGAGCTGGCTTTGGAAGAAGCGAAGCACGTGGAAGGCTTCTCCTCGTTTAAAATGGGCGAGCACAACTCGATGGGCAGCGAGGACGCGAGCTTCATGATTAAGCGCGTGCAGGAGCGCGGCGGCAAAGGGACGTACATGTCGATCGGGACCGACCTTCCGGCTCCGCACCATCATCCGAAGTTCGATATTCAGGAAGAAATTTTGCCGCGCAGTGTCAAGCTGCTGGAGCGGATTGCCAGACGGCTTCTTGCCTAA